In Kitasatospora gansuensis, a genomic segment contains:
- a CDS encoding PhzF family phenazine biosynthesis protein, producing MTDNAPEVLRYAAFTADPAGGNPAGVVLDATGLDTAAQLAIAAELGYSETAFLTPGSSERSFAVRYFSPLAEVPFCGHATVATAVALAERIGPGELLFETSVGPVPISVTAGPDALEATLTSVEPHVLEIPAADVTEALSLLNWSATDLDPALPPRIGYAGARHLVLAVATRERLADLAYDFDGLARFMTDRELTTLQLVWRESDTVFHVRNPFPVGGVVEDPATGAAAAAFGAYLRDLGATTPAAVLTLHQGHDLGRPGRLRVELRAGDPRIRVTGAGVRIPAAE from the coding sequence ATGACCGACAACGCCCCAGAGGTACTCCGCTACGCCGCCTTCACCGCCGACCCGGCGGGCGGCAACCCCGCCGGCGTGGTGCTCGACGCCACCGGGCTCGACACCGCCGCCCAGCTCGCGATCGCGGCCGAGCTCGGCTACTCCGAGACCGCCTTCCTCACCCCGGGGTCGTCCGAACGCAGCTTCGCGGTCCGCTACTTCAGCCCGCTGGCGGAGGTCCCGTTCTGCGGGCACGCCACCGTGGCCACCGCCGTCGCGCTGGCCGAACGGATCGGCCCCGGCGAGCTGCTGTTCGAGACCAGCGTCGGCCCGGTCCCGATCTCGGTCACGGCCGGCCCGGACGCCCTGGAGGCGACCCTGACCAGCGTCGAGCCGCACGTCCTGGAGATTCCGGCAGCCGACGTGACCGAGGCGCTGTCCCTGCTGAACTGGTCCGCCACCGACCTCGACCCCGCGCTGCCGCCCCGGATCGGGTACGCCGGTGCCCGCCACCTGGTCCTCGCCGTCGCCACCCGGGAGCGGCTCGCCGACCTCGCGTACGACTTCGACGGCCTGGCCCGCTTCATGACGGACCGTGAGCTGACGACCCTCCAGCTGGTCTGGCGCGAGTCCGACACCGTCTTCCACGTCCGCAACCCCTTCCCGGTCGGCGGCGTCGTCGAGGACCCCGCCACCGGCGCAGCCGCCGCCGCCTTCGGCGCCTACCTCCGCGACCTCGGTGCCACCACCCCCGCCGCCGTCCTGACCCTTCACCAGGGCCACGACCTCGGCCGCCCGGGCCGCCTCCGCGTCGAACTCCGCGCCGGCGACCCGCGCATCCGCGTCACCGGCGCGGGGGTCCGCATCCCCGCCGCCGAGTAG
- a CDS encoding Shedu anti-phage system protein SduA domain-containing protein: MGFRSSFSLQRMVEVAKGLTEHAVVQQRIDTVLRIMGTDRAYGKGRPLVDALNDVAQGAILCGDFGFAQRFQRFAGYANGELFLEVVEGYYDEDAQQRGEEFHRRMAALGADRAVAVLDVLCRDNPDATAADARDLFRGIAQSADYLGVEAGEGRIRLSTREVRRLQQYGHLELVLRSLPRPASAESARLLGNVLADADAGLLAQFLELKARQAGLAALRAAVDDPASSESALHVCLKNQAWIFGGAYVGELARRQYTPDTILDIPLLRADGSLHVVELKRANIEGLVIRRSGHLMLGAPPHQAVSQAQNYLRTLDENRRTILADYGVDSRRASATIVIGHSRYVGGGIAPTEVAETLRTYNTHATRIEVITYETLLDSASRMLALSSEQQDSEATEEPDS; encoded by the coding sequence ATGGGATTCAGATCCAGCTTCTCGCTCCAGCGCATGGTCGAGGTAGCAAAGGGGCTCACCGAGCACGCGGTCGTCCAGCAGCGAATCGACACGGTGCTGCGCATCATGGGAACGGACCGCGCGTACGGCAAGGGCCGACCGTTGGTGGACGCCCTGAACGATGTGGCCCAAGGAGCCATCCTCTGTGGGGACTTCGGTTTTGCTCAGCGCTTCCAACGGTTCGCTGGCTACGCCAACGGAGAACTGTTCCTCGAAGTCGTGGAGGGGTACTACGACGAGGACGCTCAGCAGCGTGGTGAGGAGTTCCATCGGAGGATGGCCGCTCTTGGCGCCGACCGGGCGGTTGCCGTGCTTGACGTGCTCTGCCGTGACAATCCGGACGCGACTGCTGCGGATGCCCGTGACCTCTTCCGTGGCATTGCCCAGTCCGCCGACTACCTGGGCGTCGAGGCTGGCGAGGGAAGGATTCGGCTGTCCACCCGGGAGGTGAGGCGACTCCAGCAGTACGGCCATCTTGAGCTGGTCCTGCGAAGTCTGCCGCGTCCAGCCTCTGCGGAGTCTGCCCGGCTGCTGGGTAATGTCCTGGCGGATGCCGACGCGGGGCTGTTGGCCCAGTTCCTTGAGCTAAAGGCCAGGCAGGCCGGCCTCGCGGCCCTGCGGGCTGCGGTGGACGATCCGGCCAGTTCCGAGAGCGCGCTTCACGTCTGCCTGAAGAATCAGGCATGGATCTTCGGCGGGGCCTATGTGGGTGAGCTGGCGCGCCGCCAGTACACCCCGGATACCATCCTGGACATTCCGCTCCTGCGTGCCGATGGTTCCCTACATGTCGTCGAGCTCAAGCGCGCCAACATCGAGGGCTTGGTCATTCGCCGTAGCGGCCATCTGATGCTGGGTGCGCCACCCCACCAAGCGGTCTCCCAGGCGCAGAACTACCTGCGGACACTGGACGAGAACCGGCGGACCATCCTGGCTGACTACGGAGTCGACAGCCGCAGGGCCTCCGCCACCATTGTGATCGGCCACTCGCGCTATGTGGGAGGGGGTATCGCGCCGACGGAAGTTGCGGAGACCTTGCGCACCTACAACACGCACGCCACCCGGATAGAAGTGATCACCTACGAGACCCTGCTCGATTCGGCCAGTCGGATGCTTGCATTGTCATCCGAGCAACAGGACTCGGAAGCGACTGAGGAGCCCGACTCATGA
- a CDS encoding IS3 family transposase, with amino-acid sequence MCRTLTEHGCSIHPSTYYAHKKGLPSAQAARDAELTEVIKQIHRENYNAYGVRKMWAALKRAGHTDVARCTVERLMKAVGLSGAVRGKKVTTTG; translated from the coding sequence ATCTGCAGGACCCTCACCGAGCACGGCTGCAGCATCCACCCGTCCACCTACTACGCCCACAAGAAGGGGCTGCCCTCCGCGCAGGCAGCGCGCGACGCGGAGCTGACCGAAGTCATCAAGCAGATCCACCGCGAGAACTACAACGCTTACGGGGTCCGCAAGATGTGGGCCGCACTCAAGCGGGCCGGCCACACCGACGTGGCCCGCTGCACCGTCGAGCGGCTGATGAAGGCCGTCGGCTTGTCCGGCGCCGTGCGTGGCAAGAAGGTCACCACCACCGGCTAG
- a CDS encoding transposase, producing the protein MLETRDQYKTEFEAIRSIGAKLDVGAETLRKWVRQAEVDGGLRSGTTTGESAAMKALKRENAELKRANEILKAAASFFAAELDRPHTRS; encoded by the coding sequence GTGCTGGAGACGCGTGATCAGTACAAGACCGAGTTCGAGGCGATCCGTTCGATCGGAGCCAAGCTGGACGTGGGCGCGGAGACGCTGCGCAAGTGGGTCCGCCAGGCCGAGGTCGATGGCGGCCTGCGGTCGGGCACCACGACAGGGGAGTCCGCCGCGATGAAGGCCCTGAAGCGGGAGAACGCCGAGCTCAAGCGGGCCAACGAGATCCTCAAGGCCGCAGCGAGTTTCTTCGCGGCCGAGCTCGACCGGCCGCACACACGCTCGTAG
- a CDS encoding Hsp70 family protein translates to MFEPRVVAALDFGTHGTGFAWAVVEPGNADPHSRRIHFCNRWEAQPVACAKNLSALLLSPEGDVLAWGFDARRRFLTQGRKSTPGALSYHAGFKMALLTKPVDAEDTEEAEGEDEQTGDRRRTDSTDEVADADDDSDIEEDEEDSLPGDSATPALITAYLRKVYARALEQITASGYSEDEIRWCLTIPAIWSDYQKQVMRDVAKNAGFPTEDGRLILALEPEAAAHYARVCGVSIASGDGSPADLMTAGARFMVADCGGGTVDITAYENDSAGRMVEIGRVNGGRLGSDYLNRAFEDQFLVSRFGGAAVLQELREEYPEALLDLTDAWERAKLHIGVDQQEPIYLNIPSAIDRHLGAAGRRRLRRLQDNVCDAIVITAAEVRSLFDNVVPDILELIDDQLDEMRQSRTETSQSDVVLLVGGFSTSPYLQQSVKDHLGDRAAVLIPPDPNVAVLFGAVHFCYEPHTRARRSRFTYGVASNMEFEEGIDPEELRRVSKSTGNILCRERFSMFVSAGQTVDVDQEVIHVYTPVEATQTKVQFDLHATVNSDPRYVTEPGCDKIGTIVADVQSVMRFALEDRAVRIHMRFGETEFKVRAVVVQTDEEVQVTARFHSNY, encoded by the coding sequence GTGTTTGAGCCACGAGTCGTTGCCGCTCTCGACTTCGGCACACACGGAACAGGGTTCGCCTGGGCCGTCGTCGAGCCCGGAAATGCCGACCCGCACAGTCGGCGGATTCACTTCTGCAACCGCTGGGAGGCCCAGCCCGTCGCCTGCGCCAAGAACCTCTCTGCGTTGCTCCTCTCTCCAGAGGGTGACGTACTGGCCTGGGGGTTCGACGCGCGTCGCCGTTTTCTTACCCAGGGCAGGAAGAGCACACCTGGAGCCCTCAGTTACCACGCTGGCTTCAAGATGGCCCTGCTCACCAAACCGGTCGATGCGGAAGACACAGAGGAAGCCGAGGGCGAGGACGAGCAAACAGGCGATCGCCGCCGCACCGACAGCACGGACGAGGTAGCCGATGCTGACGACGACAGTGACATCGAGGAGGACGAGGAGGACAGCCTGCCAGGAGACAGCGCCACTCCGGCGCTGATCACCGCGTACCTGCGCAAGGTCTACGCGCGGGCGTTGGAGCAAATCACCGCTAGTGGCTACAGCGAAGACGAGATCCGCTGGTGTCTTACCATCCCCGCAATCTGGTCTGACTACCAGAAGCAGGTGATGCGCGACGTCGCGAAGAACGCCGGCTTCCCTACGGAGGATGGTCGTCTGATCCTGGCCCTCGAACCCGAAGCCGCCGCGCACTACGCCCGTGTCTGCGGGGTGAGTATTGCCTCGGGCGATGGCAGCCCCGCTGACCTGATGACCGCGGGCGCTCGGTTCATGGTTGCTGACTGCGGCGGTGGGACCGTCGACATCACCGCGTACGAGAACGACTCCGCCGGGCGCATGGTGGAGATCGGCCGCGTCAACGGAGGACGCCTCGGCTCCGACTACCTCAACCGTGCCTTTGAGGACCAGTTCCTGGTTTCCCGCTTTGGTGGCGCAGCGGTCCTTCAGGAACTGCGCGAGGAGTACCCCGAGGCCCTGCTAGACCTCACCGATGCGTGGGAGCGGGCCAAGCTTCACATCGGTGTAGACCAACAGGAGCCTATCTACCTCAACATCCCTTCCGCCATCGACCGCCATCTCGGTGCTGCCGGGCGTCGTCGGCTGCGCCGCCTACAAGACAACGTCTGCGACGCCATCGTCATCACTGCAGCCGAGGTCCGCTCCTTGTTCGACAACGTCGTCCCCGACATTCTGGAGCTCATCGATGACCAGCTGGACGAGATGCGGCAATCCCGCACGGAAACGTCCCAGTCGGACGTAGTCCTGCTCGTCGGAGGTTTCAGCACTTCCCCCTACCTCCAGCAGTCCGTCAAGGATCATCTTGGCGACCGCGCCGCCGTCCTCATCCCGCCGGACCCCAACGTCGCTGTGCTATTCGGCGCTGTCCACTTCTGCTATGAGCCTCACACCCGGGCTCGACGTAGCCGCTTCACCTACGGCGTCGCCAGCAACATGGAGTTCGAGGAGGGCATCGACCCGGAGGAGCTGAGGAGGGTTTCCAAGAGCACCGGCAACATCTTGTGCCGGGAACGCTTCTCCATGTTCGTCTCGGCCGGCCAGACTGTCGACGTCGATCAGGAGGTCATCCACGTCTATACGCCTGTGGAAGCAACTCAAACAAAGGTTCAATTCGACCTGCACGCCACAGTCAACTCCGATCCCCGCTACGTCACCGAGCCAGGCTGCGACAAGATCGGGACCATCGTGGCTGACGTCCAGAGCGTGATGCGCTTCGCCCTCGAGGACAGGGCCGTCAGGATCCACATGCGTTTCGGGGAGACCGAGTTCAAGGTCCGTGCCGTCGTTGTCCAGACAGACGAAGAGGTCCAGGTCACCGCTCGCTTCCACTCTAACTACTGA
- a CDS encoding TrmO family methyltransferase domain-containing protein, protein MADRETFEVEALGHVVGGRIEPTDDFWGGTQAIIRLDGSLFPTDATKGLEDFSHLEVVFRFHLTDPTDLNLGARRPRDNPDWPEVGIFGHRNMRRLNWLGVSRCRLLKVDGLDLHVEDLDAVDGTPVLDVKPWFGEMGPRGEQHQAEWTTVMLRDYFAPTAND, encoded by the coding sequence ATGGCGGACCGTGAGACGTTCGAGGTCGAGGCCCTCGGCCACGTGGTCGGCGGCCGGATCGAACCGACAGACGACTTCTGGGGTGGCACCCAGGCGATCATCCGGCTGGACGGATCCCTCTTCCCGACCGATGCGACCAAGGGGCTTGAGGACTTCTCGCACCTGGAGGTCGTCTTCCGGTTCCACCTCACCGATCCGACGGACCTGAACCTCGGCGCCCGCCGGCCCCGGGACAACCCGGACTGGCCGGAGGTCGGGATCTTCGGCCACCGCAACATGCGACGCCTGAACTGGCTCGGAGTCTCACGCTGCCGCCTGCTCAAGGTCGACGGGCTGGACCTCCACGTCGAAGACCTCGACGCTGTCGACGGCACTCCGGTCCTGGACGTGAAGCCGTGGTTCGGCGAAATGGGGCCTCGCGGAGAGCAACACCAGGCCGAATGGACGACTGTCATGCTCCGCGACTACTTCGCGCCCACGGCCAACGACTGA
- a CDS encoding Tat pathway signal protein, translating into MAPTREPNERLRKAIDETKLSGDAIARLVRRVAAEHDELLETNKSSITQWKNGGQPAGNVGAFLAEALGRALGGRVVTLDEIGLIAPAPQKPDWDADTLSALAELGRADVDVERRRALGVAVYSVAALSLPNEDWWQRMAERGSARSSAATRRVGPGDLAAVRDMTTLFSQVDQRRGGAHAWTSVVQYLTTDVIAYLRGKFTDERVRGDLFSAASELAYLAGWMAFDGGQHATAQRYFAEAVKLAAEAGDPPMAAHVLRAMAHQAIDLGHHQQALNLAAASVDGNRYALASPRERALLGVVHARSLASAGRKNAAAKALLRAEDDLSAASDDIAEPDRVFFFGEASLAHETACALRDIGDLDGSVREFHHSVRTRKATKFTRTHAVTLGYLGSVYAQMNNIDRACATWSQALDAMDGVRSGRTRQAAADMRTLLSPYRRRGTAAISEIDARAAAYLSETA; encoded by the coding sequence TTGGCTCCGACGAGGGAACCGAACGAGCGGCTGCGGAAGGCCATCGACGAGACGAAACTCTCCGGTGATGCGATCGCGCGCCTGGTCAGGAGGGTGGCGGCCGAGCATGACGAGCTCCTGGAGACCAATAAGTCGAGCATCACGCAGTGGAAGAACGGCGGTCAGCCAGCCGGGAACGTCGGTGCCTTCCTGGCCGAGGCGTTGGGCCGCGCTCTCGGCGGACGGGTCGTGACGCTGGACGAGATCGGCCTGATCGCGCCCGCACCCCAAAAACCCGACTGGGACGCGGATACGCTGAGCGCGCTGGCCGAACTCGGGAGAGCCGACGTGGACGTGGAACGCAGGCGGGCCTTGGGGGTGGCGGTCTACTCGGTGGCCGCACTCTCTCTGCCCAACGAAGACTGGTGGCAGCGCATGGCCGAGCGGGGCAGCGCGCGCAGCTCTGCCGCAACCCGGCGGGTCGGCCCCGGCGACTTGGCAGCCGTCCGCGACATGACCACCCTGTTCTCCCAAGTGGACCAACGCCGAGGCGGTGCCCACGCCTGGACGTCCGTGGTGCAGTACCTGACGACCGACGTCATCGCCTACCTGCGGGGCAAATTCACCGACGAGCGTGTTCGCGGTGATCTCTTCTCCGCAGCCAGCGAACTCGCCTACCTGGCGGGGTGGATGGCGTTCGACGGAGGCCAGCACGCAACAGCGCAGCGGTACTTCGCCGAGGCGGTGAAGCTCGCGGCCGAGGCCGGCGATCCGCCGATGGCCGCTCACGTGCTGCGGGCGATGGCGCACCAGGCCATCGACCTCGGACACCACCAGCAGGCTCTCAACCTCGCCGCCGCATCCGTCGACGGCAACCGGTACGCGCTCGCCTCCCCACGGGAGCGGGCCCTCCTTGGCGTCGTCCACGCTCGAAGCCTGGCCTCCGCTGGCCGCAAGAACGCCGCCGCCAAGGCGCTGCTGCGGGCCGAGGACGACCTGTCCGCCGCGAGCGACGACATCGCTGAGCCGGACCGGGTGTTCTTCTTCGGCGAGGCGAGCCTGGCCCACGAGACCGCCTGCGCCCTGCGCGACATAGGAGACCTCGACGGCTCGGTGCGCGAGTTCCACCACAGCGTCCGCACTCGCAAGGCGACGAAGTTCACCCGCACCCATGCGGTGACGCTGGGATACCTCGGCTCCGTGTACGCGCAGATGAACAACATCGACAGAGCCTGTGCCACGTGGTCACAGGCGCTCGATGCCATGGACGGCGTTCGGTCCGGCCGCACCCGCCAGGCCGCCGCTGACATGCGCACCCTGCTCTCCCCCTACCGGCGGCGCGGTACCGCGGCGATCAGCGAGATCGACGCGCGCGCTGCGGCGTACCTGTCTGAAACAGCCTGA
- a CDS encoding NAD-dependent epimerase/dehydratase family protein has product MSLEQLSGKTVLVTGAGGLIGSRITSQLRQLGARPISVCKLDAYPHEVYRERFGIDASDPDFIVGDIAEPDLMRKVISSCDYVIHAAALADVAACTRRPLDAIDTNITGTQRVLDSVAASDRVRRMVFVSSASVYGNGSPQFVENAAVQPMSVYGNSKAWGEYQTAAVLGCTGISYVVVRYFSVYGEPQVVKERSHSWVVAWFAMRAALGLPLHLNGGGHQIRDLVHVDDIATGTLRTLIASRAHNETINIGTGNGTSIRQVAELVRSHYPGAPLVDTPMPPGDPEGGYASVQRMEDLLGWRPSITMAEGVARYVAWLKATPAAIPDWMRQAEAA; this is encoded by the coding sequence TTGTCCCTCGAACAGCTCTCAGGAAAGACCGTGCTGGTCACCGGAGCCGGTGGCCTCATCGGCAGCCGCATCACGTCCCAGCTCCGCCAACTCGGCGCCCGCCCCATCTCGGTGTGCAAGCTCGACGCCTACCCGCACGAGGTGTACCGCGAGCGGTTCGGCATTGACGCCTCCGACCCGGACTTCATCGTCGGCGACATCGCCGAGCCGGACCTGATGCGCAAGGTGATCTCCAGCTGCGACTACGTGATCCACGCCGCCGCCCTGGCCGACGTGGCGGCCTGCACGCGCCGGCCGTTGGATGCCATCGACACCAACATCACCGGCACCCAGCGCGTCCTGGACTCCGTCGCCGCCTCGGACCGGGTGCGCAGGATGGTGTTCGTCTCCTCCGCCAGCGTCTACGGCAACGGCAGCCCGCAGTTCGTGGAGAACGCGGCGGTCCAGCCGATGTCGGTGTACGGCAACAGCAAGGCATGGGGCGAGTACCAGACCGCCGCCGTACTCGGCTGCACCGGCATCTCGTACGTCGTCGTGCGGTACTTCTCGGTCTACGGCGAACCGCAGGTCGTCAAGGAGCGGAGCCACTCCTGGGTGGTCGCCTGGTTCGCCATGCGGGCCGCGCTCGGCCTGCCGCTGCACCTCAACGGCGGCGGCCACCAGATCCGCGACCTGGTCCACGTGGACGACATCGCCACCGGCACGCTGCGCACGCTTATCGCGTCCCGCGCACACAACGAGACCATCAACATCGGTACCGGAAACGGAACTTCGATCCGGCAAGTCGCCGAACTCGTCCGCAGCCACTACCCGGGCGCCCCGCTGGTCGATACGCCCATGCCGCCCGGCGACCCCGAGGGCGGTTACGCCTCCGTCCAGCGGATGGAGGATCTGCTGGGCTGGAGGCCGAGCATCACGATGGCGGAAGGCGTCGCCCGCTACGTCGCCTGGCTCAAGGCCACCCCCGCCGCCATCCCCGACTGGATGCGCCAGGCTGAAGCGGCCTAG
- a CDS encoding glycosyltransferase family 2 protein yields the protein MGTRPKELAELLASVEMQTVQAAKVVVVGNGCALPELPSWVEGVELADNLGVTGGRNVALEHLRDVDVVIDLDDDGLLVADDVLTRITALYEADPGLGIVSFRIADETGVTQRRHVPRLRAGDPMRGGEVTGFLGGGHALSSKMLEQVGDWPDAFFFAHEETDMAWRALDAGWRVLYVPELLLQHPRTSPTRHSFFYRVNARNRVYLARRHLPILLVPAYLGVWVALTVARTRDAVGLKAWFAGFAEGWRTPCGRRKPMRWRTVWTMTRLGRPPII from the coding sequence ATGGGCACGCGGCCGAAGGAGCTGGCCGAGCTGCTGGCCTCGGTGGAGATGCAGACGGTCCAGGCCGCGAAGGTCGTGGTGGTCGGCAACGGGTGCGCGCTGCCGGAACTGCCGTCGTGGGTCGAGGGCGTGGAGCTGGCGGACAACCTCGGAGTGACCGGAGGCCGGAACGTCGCGCTGGAGCACCTGCGGGACGTGGACGTGGTGATCGACCTGGACGACGACGGCCTGCTGGTTGCCGACGACGTCCTCACCCGGATCACGGCCCTGTACGAGGCCGATCCCGGGCTGGGCATCGTGAGCTTCCGGATCGCAGACGAGACCGGCGTCACTCAGCGGCGCCACGTCCCCCGGCTGCGGGCCGGTGACCCGATGCGTGGCGGTGAGGTGACCGGCTTCCTCGGCGGTGGCCACGCGTTGTCCTCCAAGATGCTGGAGCAGGTCGGGGACTGGCCGGATGCCTTCTTCTTCGCGCACGAGGAGACCGACATGGCCTGGCGGGCGCTGGATGCCGGGTGGCGCGTGTTGTACGTCCCCGAGCTGCTGCTCCAGCACCCCCGAACCAGCCCGACCCGGCACTCTTTCTTCTACCGGGTGAACGCCCGCAACCGCGTGTATCTGGCGCGCCGTCACCTCCCGATCCTGCTGGTGCCGGCCTACCTCGGCGTGTGGGTGGCGCTCACCGTCGCCCGGACCCGGGACGCGGTCGGGCTGAAGGCGTGGTTCGCGGGCTTCGCCGAGGGCTGGCGCACACCGTGCGGCCGACGCAAGCCGATGCGCTGGCGCACGGTGTGGACCATGACCCGGCTGGGCAGGCCGCCGATCATCTAG
- a CDS encoding Cap15 family cyclic dinucleotide receptor domain-containing protein, translating to MSPATTVRTTATALTTVYTIALPLLGITPAENLKHLFAYLPSLLSYGVLVFDKWAWRWPLIHRITGHPWIGGTWRAMLTTASESRIPASGNRGPITSYLTIEQTYWTLHATLRTAESRSRSTNATIVKTDGSGIAEVRFLYENTPRTEHLRRSPRHEGACQLSVTGRAPRSITGSYFTSRYTAGDMDLSLIDRSTNYGTFAEAQTADQGSAESG from the coding sequence ATGAGCCCTGCCACCACAGTCCGAACGACGGCAACAGCGCTGACGACCGTCTACACCATCGCGCTTCCGCTCCTCGGTATCACTCCCGCCGAGAATCTGAAGCATTTATTCGCCTATCTGCCGTCGCTGCTCAGCTATGGCGTCCTCGTCTTCGACAAGTGGGCCTGGCGTTGGCCGCTCATTCATCGCATCACCGGGCACCCGTGGATCGGCGGCACCTGGCGCGCGATGCTCACCACGGCCTCCGAGAGCCGCATCCCCGCCAGTGGGAATCGCGGCCCCATCACCAGCTACCTGACCATTGAGCAGACCTACTGGACACTGCACGCAACGCTGCGCACCGCAGAGAGCAGGTCCCGCTCGACCAACGCGACCATCGTCAAGACGGACGGCTCGGGGATTGCCGAAGTGCGCTTTCTGTACGAGAACACGCCCCGCACCGAACATCTGAGGCGCAGCCCCCGACATGAGGGGGCATGTCAGCTCTCCGTGACCGGGCGCGCGCCGCGCAGTATCACTGGCAGCTACTTCACCAGCCGCTACACCGCTGGCGACATGGACCTAAGCTTGATCGACCGCTCGACGAACTATGGAACCTTTGCTGAAGCTCAGACTGCGGACCAAGGCTCCGCAGAGTCCGGCTGA
- a CDS encoding nucleotidyltransferase: MDKRLTEKQRRELLVKWIAPATEAEAARQERAERMVKAAIATHGAFAELDITVAAKGSYRNNTNARADADVDIKVQLNRPVHADFPTLVNWARRQEILGKAYGGPWRAGKLRLEVFNALEEYFSGPIDADHNIAFNVPAVAGSRPSMDVVPCFRYLLYTDFNCEQVHEGTVVYAKDGKEIVNWPDQQLENGREKNTRTGRRYKFAVRVLKAVENELAAQKVIKPLPSYFSECLIYNVPDDILTHGTFDDAIRESLVHLDRQLGWWFGDCGRGMVEPNGIKKLFGPGQKWTVDDAQTLAKGAWTYLNYG; this comes from the coding sequence TTGGACAAACGTCTGACCGAGAAGCAGCGGCGGGAGCTGCTCGTCAAGTGGATAGCGCCCGCTACCGAGGCCGAAGCCGCTCGGCAGGAACGGGCCGAGCGCATGGTGAAGGCCGCCATCGCTACCCATGGGGCCTTCGCGGAGCTGGACATTACCGTGGCGGCGAAGGGCTCCTACCGCAACAACACGAATGCCCGAGCCGACGCCGACGTGGACATCAAAGTCCAGCTCAACCGGCCGGTTCACGCGGACTTCCCGACGCTCGTCAACTGGGCCCGGCGTCAGGAGATCCTGGGCAAGGCCTACGGCGGGCCATGGCGGGCTGGCAAGCTGCGTCTGGAGGTCTTCAATGCCCTGGAGGAATACTTCAGCGGGCCCATTGACGCGGACCATAACATCGCGTTCAACGTCCCTGCGGTTGCCGGAAGCCGCCCCAGCATGGACGTCGTTCCATGTTTCCGTTACCTGCTCTACACCGACTTCAACTGCGAACAGGTCCACGAAGGCACTGTCGTCTACGCCAAGGACGGCAAGGAGATCGTGAACTGGCCGGATCAGCAGCTGGAGAACGGCCGAGAAAAGAACACTCGCACCGGCCGGCGCTACAAGTTCGCGGTTCGTGTGCTCAAGGCAGTGGAGAACGAGCTGGCCGCGCAGAAGGTCATTAAGCCGCTGCCGTCCTACTTCTCCGAGTGCCTGATTTATAACGTCCCGGACGACATCCTCACCCATGGCACCTTCGACGACGCCATCCGGGAATCGCTCGTCCACCTCGACCGCCAGCTCGGCTGGTGGTTCGGAGACTGCGGGCGGGGCATGGTCGAGCCGAACGGGATCAAGAAACTCTTCGGACCGGGCCAGAAGTGGACGGTCGACGATGCCCAGACCCTTGCGAAGGGCGCCTGGACCTACCTCAACTACGGGTGA